Part of the Archangium lipolyticum genome, ATGGAGTCGACGACGACGAGGGGAGGAGGTTGGGCGCGGGCCTTCAGGACGTCCATCAGGCTCTCGGCGACCCACCGGCCTCCCGTCTCCCGGTCCAGCGCCTCACCCGCCGCCTGCAGCTCCAGGCGGCCTCCATCTCCCCCCAGCTGGTGGCGGAGCAACTGTCCCGAGCTGAAGCGAAGCGCTCCATGACGGCGTTCGAGCCCCTGGGCGAGGGTGGACTTCCCCGCGCCAATCGGTCCCGAGATCACGACGAGGGTCTCTCTCATACGAGAGGAACCTAGGGAGGACCGAGCGGAGGGCCCATTCCCCGGAAGGGGTATGCCCTCGGGCCAAGAGCCCTCTCCTGGGAATGAGCGCGCTCTTCGAACGCCTGGGAGCCGAACCATGGGGGGCAGCAATGATTTCGCGCACTTGGCGAGACCCCGGGAAAATCGTTCCGGCGTGTCGATCTCGCGGAGTGCCGTTCGTCGTGAAGATGAGCCTGACTTCGACCCTGATGATTTCGAGCCGATCCCGCCGTCCAACAGTGTGAGGCTCCCCTGAGGAGCCATTTTCCCAACCGAGAAGGAGCCGTCATGACGATCAAATCAGCGACCCCCTACTTCATCCTCAACGGCAAGGCCGAGCAGGCCATCGCCTTCTACCAGCGTGCCCTCGGCGCGAAAACGGAGGCACTCCAGCGGTTCGGAGACGTCGACCAGAGTTGTCCCGTGGCGATGAAGAGCCGGGTCATGCACGCGGCCCTGCGCGTGGGCGACGCGCTCCTGATGATGAGCGACGGCTCCGACGAGGAGGCTCCGCCACGCAGCGGGAACGTGAGCATCGCCCTCCAGTTCGATGACCCCGATCAGGCCCGGCAATGCTTCGACGCGCTGGCGACGAACGGCAAGGCCATCCAGCCACTCATCGACGCCCCCTGGGGTGAGCTGTTCGGCGTGGTTTCCGACCAGTTCGGCATCAACTGGATGTTCAACA contains:
- a CDS encoding VOC family protein; its protein translation is MTIKSATPYFILNGKAEQAIAFYQRALGAKTEALQRFGDVDQSCPVAMKSRVMHAALRVGDALLMMSDGSDEEAPPRSGNVSIALQFDDPDQARQCFDALATNGKAIQPLIDAPWGELFGVVSDQFGINWMFNSAKVKKA